A segment of the Planctomycetota bacterium genome:
GTCCTCGGCCTGTCGTTTTTCCTCGGTCGCAAGGGGCAGTCGGCGGCCGGCTACTACGCCGCCCACGGTCAGATCCACTGGTTCGTCAACGGCATCGCCTTCGCGGGGGACTATCTCTCCGCGGCGTCGTTCCTCGGCATCTGCGGGATGATCGCCTTCACCGGCTACGACGGCTTCCTGTACTCGATCGGATTCCTCGCCGGCTGGATCGTCGCCCTGTTCGTGATCGCCGAGCCGATCAAGGCGCTCGGCCGGTTCACGTTCGCCGACGCGCTCGACGCGCGCTTTCGCAGCCGCGGCATCAAGCTCGCGGTGGCGATCTCGACGTTGGTGGTGAGCGTCTTCTACCTGATCCCGCAGATGGTCGGGGCCGGGTCGCTGATCCGGCCGCTTCTCGGACTTCCCCACGAGGCCGGGGTGATCCTCGTCGGCGTCACCGTGACCCTGATCGTCGTCACCGCGGGGATGGTTTCGACGACGTGGGTCCAGTTCATCAAGGGGTCGCTGCTGGTGTTTTTCTGCGGCGTCCTCACCGTGTTGATCCTCCAGCGCGGCCTGAAGGAGAATGCCGGCCGCCCCGGCGTCGAGGACCTCACGCCGCAGGTCCGCACCGTGACCCCCGCGGGCGCCGTACTCGTCGACGGGGTGGCGCAATCGCGCGACCACGACCTCCGCCCCGTCGGGACGATCGCCGCCCTGCCGGAGCGGTTCGCCGGGCGGCGCGAGACCGGGCCGCTGGGGGCGCTTGAATACCTCGCCGTGCTCGAGGACTCGTCGATCGTCACCTGGGCGGGAAAGAAGGCCGCCACCGCCGCCGGCACCGAGACGACGTTCACCCCCGTCGTCCGCTCCGGGGCGGAGCTGCTCAAGCCGGGGGGCTCGTTCAAGGGACTGACCACCGGCAGGCTCGCCGACCGGCTCGACTTCGCCAGCCTGATGCTCGCGCTGTTCTGTGGCACCGCCTCGCTGCCGCACATCCTCATCCGCTACTACACCGTCAAGGACGGCGAGGCGGCACGGCGCAGCACCGTGGTGGGGATCGCCGCGATCGGCGTGTTCTACGTCCTCACCCTGTACCTCGGCCTCGGGGCGATGACCTCCGGGGCCCTCGACCCGACCGACACCAACATGGCGGCGCCGCTGCTGGCCAAGAGCTTCAACGACACGCTGTTCGCGGTGATTTCGGCGATTGCCTTCACCACCGTGCTCGGCACCGTGAGCGGATTGATCATGGCGGGGAGCGGCGCGGTGGCCCACGACCTCGTCGAGCACGTCCTCGGCGTGGCGATGACCGACCACGAGAAGGTTCGCTGCGGCAAGGTCGCGGCCGTCGTCCTCGGCGTCGTGGCGATGGGCCTCGGGATCGTGTTCCGCGACTTCAACGTCAGCTTCCTCGTCGGCTGGGCGTTCAACATCGCCGCCAGCGCCAATCTCCCGGCGCTGGTGATGCTGCTGTTCTGGCCGCGGACGACCAAGCAGGGGATCATCGCGGCAGTCACGGTCGGGATGCTGTCGTCGCTGGCGTGGATCCTCCTCTCCGCCGACACCTTCGAGAAGGTCTACGGCTGGCCGCGCGAGGCGGCACCGATGCCCTTCAGCCAGCCGGGTCTGGTGACGATCCCGCTGGGGTTCGCGGTCCTCGTCGCGGTGTCGCTGCTGACGGCGCCACGGCCGGCGGAGGGGAGAGCGTGAGCGGCGATCCCGGCGTGATCCGCTGTGCCCCACGGCACCTCGGGGCGATCCGCGAGATCTACAACGACGCCATCGTCGGCACCACCGCCCTCTACGAATACCACCCGCGCAGCGCCGAGACGGTCGCGGCCTGGTGGGACGGCAAGTCGCGGGCGGGCCTGCCGGTGCTCGGCATCGAGGCCGACGACGGGGCGCTGGCCGGGTTCGCCACCTGGGGCCCGTTCCGTCCCTTCCCGGCGTTCAAGTACACCGTCGAGCACTCGGTCTACGTCCACCCCGCCCACCGCGGCCGCGGTGTCGGGCGCCGGTTGCTCGCGGCGATCGTCGCCGAGGCGACGGCACGCGAACTGCATCTTCTCGTCGGCGGCATCGACGCCGACAACGTCGCCAGCAAAACGCTCCACCGCCGGGCGGGGTTCGCCCACGCCGGCACGATCCGCCAGGCGGGGTTCAAGTTCGGCCGCTGGCTCGACCTCGAGTTCTGGCAGCTCCACCTCGCCGGCCCGGAGCGACCCGTCGACGGCTGACCGCGATCCGGTCGGTTCGCGGCCCGTGGCCCAGGGGGTCTCGGCCACCGGCGCACCGGGAAACCCTCGGCGTGTGCCGCGGTCGCCTGCGTGGACTGCGTGAGCCGGCCATCCCGCGGCCGGTCAGGGCCGGAGAGGGCCTCGTTCACGGACAGTTCAGACGCGCGGCAGTTCGTAGCCCTTGCGGTATTCCTTCGTGAACAGCGCGTTGGCGGCGCTGTCGAGGGCCCGTTCGGCCTTCGGGTCGATCTCCAACTCGCGGCCGAGGAACAGCTTCGTCTCGGCGAAGTCGACTCCGTTCTCGGCGAGATGCGCCTCGAAGCCCTCGAGCGTCTTCTTCACCGCCGCCTCGTTGGCGGAAAGCGTGGGCCGCGTGCCGGCCGGCACCGCCGTGCCGAGCGCCCAGGAGACGTTGCCGAGGTGGGCCAGGGCGCTCGACAGATGGCCGTCTTCGATGTCGAGGACGAGGTCGGTGTGGTTACGGCTTTTGATCGCGGTGACGAGGTTGGCGAAATGGGCCTGGCTCGAGCCGCCGCTCCACTTCCCCAGTTCGTGGCCGTCGTAGTCGAATGCCACCCCCGACTGGTAATTGGTCGACACCGCGTAGCCCTCGGTGCCCCACCAGATGTTGCCGACTGCGAGCGGCCCGCCGGCGAGCCCGAACGTGACCGGCGTCTTGATCTCGAGCCCGCGGACATCGGAGATGAGCAGGGCGTCGTCCCACTGGAAGAGAGTGACCTGGCTGTTGGCGACGTCGCCGTTGTCGCGGTAGCCGAGGCGGCCGCCGAGGCTGACGACGCGGCGGGGGAACTCGGCCTTGCCGAGTCCCCAGCGAGCCTTGTCGAGCTCGTGGGGGTTTTGGTTGCCGATGTCGCCGTTGCCGGTGCGCTTGTCCCAGTGCCAGTCATAGTGGAGGCGCTGGCGGATCGGCACCTCGGCCGGCGCCGGGCCGGCCCAGAGGTCGAAGTCGAGCCCCGGCGGCAGCGGCGCCGGCGTGTCGACCAGACCGATGCTCGGGCGGCGCTTGTAGCACAGCGCGTGGGCGACCTTCACCGCCCCGAGCTTGCCGCTGCGGACGAAGTCGATCGTCTCGCGCATCCCGGTCATGCTCCGGCTCTGCGCCCCCATCTGGCACATCTTCCCGAGCTTCCGTGCCCACTGCGTGATCACCCGTCCCTCTTCGACGGTGTGGCTGCAGGGCTTCTCGACGTACACGTCCTTGCCGGCCTGCATCGCCCAGATCGCCATCAGCGCGTGCCAATGGTTGGGCGAGGCGATCGACACCAGGTCGATGTCCTTCCGCTCGAGGAGCTTGCGGATGTCCTTCTCGTACTGCGGCGGGCGCTGGAGCGACGCGAAGCGCTTCTCGTACTTGCCGAACGCGGCCGGGTCGCAGTCGCAGATCGCCGCCAGCTCCGTCTCGGGGTGGGCGAGCCACTGCGAGATGTGCTCCCCACCGCGGCCGTTGGTGCCGACGACGGCGACGCGCAGCTTGTCGTTGGGCCCGACGCGGCGCGGGGTGGTGGCGGGCGCCTCGGCGGCGCCACCCCGCGGCATCCCGGCGAGCGACGCGGCGGCCAGGGCCAAGGTCCGTTCGAGCATGTCACGGCGGCGGATCGTCATGGTTCACCCTCCCCTCGGCGTCCGGATCGAACACGAGCGGAAGAGTTTACCACTGGGCTGATGCCCTCGCGCCGGGGCCATGGATGGCCCCGCGGGCGCGAAAGTCAGCCCACCCTGGGCAGCTCGTAGCCGCGGCGGTATTCGCGGCTGAACAGGGCGTTGGCGTCGGCGTCGGTCGACCGCTCTGTAATCGGATCGAGGACCAGTTCGCGGCCGCGGGAGAGACGCGTCGTCGCCAGATCGACACGGTTGTCGTCGAGGTAGCGCTGGAAGCTCGCCAGCGTGTCGCTGACGTGACCACCGAAGGGGAAGTCGAGGTGACCGAGCGACAGCGGCGTCCGTGGCTCGAGCGGCTCGCCGAGTGCCCACGAGACGTTGCCAAGGTGCGCCAGGGCACTGGAGAGGTGGCCGTCCTCGATGTCGAGGTGGAGGTCGGCGGGGTCGCGGCTCTTGATCGCCGTGACGAAGTTGGCGAAATGCGCCTGGTAGGTGCCGCCGCTCCACCGCCCCAGCTCGTGGCCGTCGTAGTCGAAGGCGATCCCCGACGAGTAATTCGGGCCGACGGCATAGCCGCTGGTGCCATACCAGATGTTGCAGGCGCCGTTGAACGGCCCGCCGGCGAGTCCGAACGTGACCGGCGTCTTGATCTCGAGCCCGCGGACATCGGAGATGAGCAGGGCGTCGTCCCACTGGTAGAGGGTGACTTGGCTATTGGCGACGTCGCCGTTGTCGCGGTAGCCGAGCCGGCCGCCGAGGCTGACGACGCGGCGCGGGAGCTCGTGCTTGCCGAGGGCCCAGCGTGCCTTGTCGAGCTCGTGGGGGTTTTGGTTGCCGATGTCGCCGTTGCCGGTGCGCTTGTCCCAGTGCCAGTCATAGTGCAGGCGCTGGCGGATCGGGACCTCGGCCGGGGCCGGGCCGGCCCAGAGGTCGAAGTCGAGCCCCGGCGGCAGCGGCGCCGGCGTGTCGACCAGACCGATCGAGTCGCGGCGGCGGTAACAGATCGCCCGGGCGACCGTGACCGGTCCGATCGCCCCGCTGGCGAGGAACTCGAGGGTCTGCCGCATCCCGGTCATGCTCCGGCTCTGCACCCCCATCTGGCACATCTTCCCGAGGTTCCGCGCCCACTGCGTGATCACCCGTCCCTCCTCGACGGTGTGGCTGCAGGGCTTCTCGACATACACGTCCTTGCCGGCCTGCATCGCCCACACCGCCATCAGCGCGTGCCAGTGGTTGGGGGTGGCGATCGAGACGGCGTCGATGTCCTTCCGCTCGAGGAGGCGGCGGACGTCGGCGACCGCCTCGGGCAGCCGGCGCGGCGGCTGCTTGCGTTTCTCCACCTGTGCCAGGCAGCGCGCCGATGCGGCTGGATCACAGTCGCAGATCGCCACCAGTTCGACGCCGGGCGTGTCGAGCCAGTTGTCGACGTGGGCCCGGCCCTGGCCGTTGACGCCGATGACGGCGACCCGCAGCGTGTCGCCGGTCGCGATGGCCGCAGCCGTGGCGGCAGGCTCGGCGGCCACCGGCGGCCGACCGTCGGCCAGCGCCGCGGTGGCCAGGGCGAGTGCCTGCGAGACGAAGTCACGGCGGCTGGTGGCCATGCGAACGCTCCCCCGGGTTGGCCGAGCAGACCGTGGAAAAACTGATCGGCCGCCGGATGCAGCCGATGGCGTTGTCCACGGACAGCAAGCCCCGGGGAGTCTACCGCGGCGCGCCGCCGCGCCGGTCAGGCGCCGGGGCGACGGAAATGCCGGTAGGCCTGGAGGACGTCGTAGAGGTCACTCGAGACGGTCACTTCGTCCGACTCGAAGTCGGTCAGCCAGGTGCGGTTGCTGGCGACGGCATCGGCGAGGATCGGCAGGATTTCGCCGAGCGTGACCTGCACGCCCCGTTCCTGGGCCGCCACCTGCAGGGTGCCGACCGACTCGGTCTCCGGACCGGTGTAGACCCGAAACTTGCGCAGCGCCATTGGTGCACACTCCCTTGCCTGGGCTTTTCCGGGCCTGAGGGTCGGCCGGGAACGAGCGGTCGCGACGGCGGGACGCGTGCCATCCGGGCACCGGACCCGTCCGAAAGCCACTTCATCGGCGCGCGGGACCGGGCGACTTTGAAAAAAAGCCCCCGGCGGGTAGGAAACCCCCAGGTTTCCCGTGGGTCCCGGGAAGGGGGGCGTCAGGCCCCCACCGGGTCCGTCCCTTCCTGCAGCCCTCGGCCGAGCCGCCCGGCACGGAACGCGGCCCCCATCGACGTCGGCACCAGTGCCTCGGCCTGCAGGAGACGGGCCTTGTTCTCCGCCGTCGCGGCCTTCATCTCCTGCTCACGGGCGATCGCCACGCTGCGCCGCTCCTCGGCCTTCGCCCGGGCGACGCGCGTGTCGGCCTCGGCCTGGTCGGCCTGGAGGCGGGCGCCGATGTTCTCGCCGACCTCGATGTCGGCGATGTCGATCGACACGATCTGAAACGCCGTCTGCGCGTCGAGGCCGCGCTGGAGCACCGCCTTGGAAATCGTGTCGGGGTGCTCCATGACGTCGAAATGGCTTTCCGCCGAGCCGATCGACGTGATGATCCCCTCACCGACGCGGGCGATGATCGTCTCCTCGGTGGCGCCGCCGATGAGCTGCTGGATGTTGGTCCGCACGGTGACCCGCGCGGCGATCTTCAGTTCGACGCCGTTCTTGGCGACGGCCGACAGGGTCGACTTGCCGCTGGCATTGTCGGGGCAGTCGATGACCTTGGGGTTGACGCTGGTCTGGACGGCGTCGAGGACGTCGCGGCCGGCGAGGTCGATGGCGCAGGCCTTGTCGAAGTCGAGGTCGATGTCGGCGCGGTGGGCGGCGATCAGGGCGCGGATCACCCGCGGCACGTCACCGCCGGCGAGGTAGTGGGCCTCGAGCTTGCGCGACGAGATCTCGCGCCCCAGTCCGGCCTGCACGGCCATGATCCGCGCCTGGACGATCGTCCGCGCGTTGACCTTCCGCAGGCTCATGCCGAGCAGCTCGAGGAACGAGATCGGCGCCTTCGACCAGTAGGCCTGGAACCACAGCTGGCCGTAGTTGAACACCAGCGTGAGCATCACCAGGGCCACGAGGCCGAGGATGACGAGCAAACCCACGAACACCGGCTGCGGGATCGGCGGCATCGGCATCTCTTCCAGGGAGGAGCGGGGTACGCGAACCCGCCCGACAGAGCGTAGTTCCGGGATTCGGGCAGGGGAAAAACCACCGCCGGACCCCGCGAATCGGGCCTTCTTTCGCCCTCCCGAGGCCGCCGGTGGCCGCACCCCCCGCCGTTCGGTGGACCGTCGCTGCGGACGAACGGGTCGGAACGGGCCGTCCGCCGGTCAGTACACCAGCACGCTCTCGACCCGGGCCGGTGCGAGGCGCTCCCGCCCGCCGAGCGCCGCCAGTTCCACCAGGAACGCCGCCCCCACCACTGACGCGCCGCCCGCCTCGGCCAGCCGCATGCAGGCCGCCGCCGTGCCCCCCGTCGCGAGGACGTCGTCGACCACCAGGACCCTGGCCCCGGCGGCGAGGATCCCGCGGTGCATCTCCAATCGGTCGCGGCCGTATTCGAGGTCGTAGTCGTGGCCGATCGTGTCGGCCGGCAGCTTGCCCGGCTTGCGCACCGGCACGACGCCGATCCCCAGCCGCAGCGCCACCGGCACCGCGAACAGGAACCCGCGCGCCTCGACGGCGACGACGGCGTCGAGGCCTGCCCCCAGCCATGGAGCCGCGAGGCGCTCGACGGCCGTCGCCAGGGCCGGACCGTCGGCCAGCAGCGGCGTGATGTCGCGGAACAGGATCCCCGGCTTGGGGAAGTCGGGGATGTCGCGGATGTGGCGTGTCAGATCGACGGGGGCCATCGAGGTCTCCGGTTGGGGGGCAGGGACGGCCTGGCGGCCGCAGACACTCAGGCCCCTTGCCTGAGGCGGATCCGGACTCGGGGCGCGGCGTCGATCTCGGCGGCCAGCGCCGCCAGGGTCTCCGACTCGATCTGGCGCACGCGCTCCCGCGTCAGCCCGAGCACGGCGCCGATCTGCTTGAGGGTCATCGGCTCCCCGCCACCGAGGCCGAAGCGGAGGCGGAGGATCGTCGCCGCCCGCTCGTCGAGCCGCTCGATCCGGGCGAGCACGTAACGCAGCGTGTCGGCGTCGAGGAGCACCTCGGCGGGACAGCGCGTGTTCTCGTCGCGGATCAGGTCGCCGAGCGACCAGCCGCCGTCGGCCTGGTCGGTCTGCGGCGCGGCCTGATGGACGTGGATCGCCTTCTTGATGATCGGCAGTTTCTTGCGGGCCAGGCCGAGGGACCGTGCCACCTCCTCGGGGGTCGGCGTGCGCCCGAGGGCGTCGAACAGGCGGGCCGAGGCGCGCCGCCATTTCGACAGCAGCTCGACCATGTAGGCGGGGATCCGGATCGTCTTTCCGGAGTTGATCAACGCCCGCTTGATCGACTGCTTGATCCAGTAGCTGGCGTAGGTGCTGAAGCGCGTGCCGACCTTGGGGTCGAATCCCTCGACGGCGCGCAGCAGCCCGAGGTTGCCCTCCTCGATGAGGTCGGGGAGCGGAAGGCCGCGGTTGGCGTAGCCGCGGGCGATGTTGACCACCAGGCGCAGGTTCGCCCGCACCATGTGGTCGCGGGCGGCGGCGTCGCCGGCGGCGATCGCGGTCGCCAGCCGCTTCTCGTCGTCAGCGGTGAGCAGCGCCGTGTCGTTGATGTCGCGGAGATAGGTCTCCAGCGGGTTTTGCACTCCGTGGGACGACGGCCGGCGGCGGGGGGTTGGCATGGTCGGCGGCGATTCCGGATGAGGGATGATGGATGGATGAGGAGAAAGCCGGTCGCGGCGGTGACGAGTCCCCCGTGGGCGACCCGCACCGGCATCGCGTCCCGACGAAGAGGATATCGGCGGCATCGCCGACGCTCTGCACAAGCGGGGCAAGCGCGGCCGGGTGTGCGGCCTGTAGCGACGGTTGCGCGGCGCTCGGGCAAGAGCCTTCGAGCGTGTCCGGCGACGACCGGGGAAACACCGGGCGTTTTCCCGGTCGCCCGAGTGGACTGCATGAGCCGGCCGTCCCGCGACCGGCGGCTTTGTCCACGGACAATCAGCGCCGCCGCGGGTCGATCTGACCGGTCGGGGTCAGCTCGTCGATGATCTTGGGGATGTAGCGGCTGAGGACCTCGGCGAGGTGCTCACGATCGATGTTGCGCTTCCGCGCCAACTCGTCGATCTCGCGGCTGCCGAACACGTCGTCGATCTGCCGACGATCGACCGGCTTGTTGGGACCGGTCCGGACCCACGAATCGACCTGCTCACGCAGCCCCTTCTCCTCGAACTGGCGGACGACGTCGGGGAGCTTCTCGGCCTGGCCACCGCCGAAGATCTGCTTGAAGATCTCGGAGAGATCGTCGGGAGACGGCATCCCCTGCGGCGGGCCGCCCTGCGGGCCGCGCCCCTGGGGCGGCTGCGGGGCGCGCTGCGGTTGCTGCGGTTGCTGTTGCTGCTGCTGGGCGCCGGCCAGCACCTGCTTGAGGATCTCACCGAGAATGTCCATGCGTCGCTCCTGGGAATCGTCAGTGACAAGAAAAGAACCGGGAAGCCCGCGATTGTAGAGGGGCGTCACCGGCGGAGAAAGCATCGGGACCGGACGGCGCCGGCCGGTCGGGGCGTCAGGAATCGGCGGGCGTGACCCCGAGGACGACGTCGAACGCGGCGGTGAGCTCGCCGATCCGCGATCCTTCCAGCGGGCGGAAGTCGGCCAGCACGCTGTCGCGCACCGGACCGGCCGGAAGCGCGCGGAGGATCCCGTCACGCTCATTGCCGGCATCGCCGCGCACGTAGCACTGCGTGGTGAGCAGGCGGGTGTCACCGCGGCTGATGCGGACGTGGATGTGGGGCGCGCGCCCCGGGTAGGCCACCGGCTTGATCGTGCGGAAGCCGTAGCGGCCGTCGGTGCCGGTGACGAACCGGCCGTACCCCTGGAAATGTCCGTCGCGGCGCGAGCCATTGACGCTGCCCGAGTGGAGGTAGGCCCCATGGGCGTCGCACTGCCAGATCTCGACCACGGCGCCGCGCAGCGGCGTGCCGGTGGCGGAGAGGATCCGGCCCGACAGCCAGGTGACGACGCCGTCGGCCGGCGACGACGAGTCGTTGATGATCAGCAGGTCGTTGTCGGTGTCGAGCGGCAGCCGGTCGGGAAAGAACGGGCCCTCGGTCTGGGCGGCAGTGCGGACCAGTTCGTCGGCGTAGGCACCGCGACGGGTGGCGAACACCGTTCCGAGCGCCGCCATCCCGAGAAGGCGACGGCGGCTCGCGGCGGGCAACGGCCGGGGAAGGAAACCGGGCTGCAGCATGATGACCTCGCGCGGGGGCTGGGACGCGGCGGAGGGGCAGTATATCGGTCGCCGTCGGTCGGGGCGGGATCGGTTCACTCCGGCGACGTGGTTTCCCCGCCCGAGCGCGTCCCGAGCGCGCGCCACACCGCCAGCGCGACATCGTCGCCGAGCGCACGGACCGAGCCGTCCATCATCGCGACGGCGACCGTCCCGGCGTGATGGCTCCGCGCGGTGATCGCCGCGAACGTGCGAATCGTGGCGCTGTTGCCCTCCTGGCGCGAGTTGTAGTCGATGTCGTGCGTGATCCCGCCGACGGTGAGGGGGACTCGCGTGTTCGGCGTGAACACGGTCGTGAACCCGGCGTGGTGGACGCGGCCGTCGGGCCATTCGGTGTGGCCGGTGCAGTCGTTGGTCGTGGGACCGAGCTTGGGATCCGACGGGCTACCGCCGGCCAGCGCGACCACCTCGGCCGGGAGCGTCGGCGGCAGGGGGGCGGGGAAAGTCGCTCCGGGGTCGGCCGTGTTGCGGACGTAGGGCGTGAACGCCTTCACCTCTGCCAGGCACAGCGTCTTGGCCAGCCCGTCGGTGAACATCCCGGTCTTGAAGCGGGAGTTGGGATGGAAGGCACCGTCGCCGCCGTTTCCCGTCGCCGGGTCGTAGACGAACCACGTGCCGAAGTTGAAGCCGTAGGTGTGCGGATAGACGAACGGGGCGTTGTTCTTGAGCCGGACCGTGTCGTTCTTCTCGCTCGGGCAGAGGAAGATACCGACCCGCGTCGTGGGCACACCGGTGGTGCTGTTGGGCGGTTGGTCCCAGGCCCTCTCGAGATCGAGCTTCACCGCGGCATTCCCCTCCTCGACGAACGGGAGGATCCGGCCGAGGATGCCCCACGAGCCGTTGTTGCTGACGAACGACGTCCCCGGTGCATGGATCATGCTCGGCGGAAAGTGCCGCCGGGCGCCTTCGTAGTTGTGGACCGCCAACGCGAGTTGCCGGACGTTGTTGTGGCACCCCGTTCGCCGCGCCGCCTCGCGCGCCGCCTGGACCGCCGGGAGCAGCAGCCCCATCAGCGTGCCGATGATCGCGATCACCACCAGCAGTTCGACGAGCGTGAAACCACGGCGCGGCGCAGGGCGGCGACGACCGCTGGTGATCGGGGAGGAGGCCATGAGCACGCGCTCCTGGTCGGGGGCTGGTATCGGTCGGGGGCCGGGACCATGTCCCTTCTATGGATAGCACGGCATAGCACGTCGCGTGCCGGACGCCACGGTGCCATCCGCCGCTCGGGTCGGCCGGGAACGCGGCGGCGCTTCTCCCGCCCGGTCAACGCAGCGCGGTGAATCCGTCGCCGCGCGCGGCGAATGCTTCACCGGCCGAGCCGGTTCCGAAGCGTCGCCCGGTCGAGGCCGAGCCGCCGGGCGGCGGCGGTGAGGTTGCCCTGTTCCTGGGCGAGGATCTCCTCCGCCAGCGTTGGCTCCACCAGCGCCAGCAGGCGTGCGTGGAGGTCGGAGGGGGAGTCGGAGGTGGCGCCCTCAGCCGCCGCCCAGCGCCGCACTGCCGCCACCACCTCGGAGGCGGTGTGGCCGGGGGGCGCGGCGGTGCCGATTGGCGCCGGTAGGTGCTCCGGCAGGAGCGGGCCGCCGCGGGCGACGATGGCGGCGTGCTCGACGGCATGGCGCAGTTCGCGGACGTTGCCCGGCCAGGGGCGGATGGCGAGCGCCGCCAGGAACGCCGCGCTGACCTGCGGAGGGGGGCGGCGCCCGGCGAGGAAATGACCCACCAGCAGCGGCAGGTCGTCGAGCCGGTCGGCCAGCGGTGGCATCGCGATCGCGAACGCGGCGAGCCGGTGGTAGAGGTCGGCCCGGAACCGCCCCACCTCCCGGTCTCCGCGGAGATCGCGATTGGTGGCGGCGATGATCCGCACGTCGACGCGCTGCACCGCCGCGGCACCGACCGGCTGGATCTCGCCGCTCTCGATGACGCGCAGCAGCCGCGCCTGGACCTCGGGGGGAGCGTCGCCGATCTCGTCGAGGAACACCGTCCCGCCGTGGCCGCGGGCGAACAGCCCGGCGTGATCGGCATGGGCCCCGGTGAACGCGCCGCGGACGTGGCCGAACAGCTCGCTCTCGACCAGACCGGGCGCGAGCGCCGCGAGGTTGGCGGTGACCAGCGCCCCATGGCGCCGGGGGCCGTGGGCGTGGATCGCCCGCGCGGCCAGCTCCTTGCCGGTGCCGGTCGGGCCACTGAGGAGCACGGGCAGGTCTGCCGCCGCCGCGAGGGCAATCCGCTTGAAGACCGTCTGCATCGCCGCCGAGCGCCCCACCAGCCCGGGCGTGGTCGCTTCGGCGGGCGCCGCGTCGGCCAGCCGGTCCACCGCGAGGAGTCGGGCGACGACCGCCGTGACGTTCTCGAGATCGAACGGCTTGACGAGGTACTCTCGCGCTCCGGCCTGGACGGCGCGGACTGCGGTCTCGAGATCGCCGAACGCCGTCATCACGACGACCGCCGCGCGCGGCGCCAGCGCCAGGAAGTCGGGGATCGCGTCGATCCCGTCGCGCTCGCGGAGCCGAACGTCGAGGAGCACCAGGTCGGGCGCGGCGGACCCGCAGGCGTCGAGCGCGGCGGGGAGGTTGGCGGCGACGGCGACGTCGTGGCCGGCGTCGCGGAGCACCTCGCGAAGGCTCCAGCCGATCGCCGGCTCGTCATCGACCACGAGGATCCGGCTCATGGCACGCAGCCCAGCGCGGCGGCGACCGGCACGATCCGCTCGGCCGGTAATTCCAGTGCGAACCGCGTCCGCCCCTGGGCCCGGTCCCAGGCGAGACGGCCTCCGTGGGCCTCGGCCACGGCACCGGCGACGGCCAGCCCGAGGCCGATCCCCTCGGCCTTGCCGGTGACGAACGGCTCGTGGAGCGTGGCGGCAAGCTCGGCCGGCGGTCCGGGGCCGTCGTCCTCGACGGCGAGGCTGACGCCGGTCCCGTCGGCCGTGGCCACGAGCCGGACGCTGCCTCCCGGGCCGGCCGCGTCGATCGCGTTGAGGGCGAGATTGACAAGTGCCGCCCGCAACGGCTCGCGCCGGCCGCGGATCGCCAGGCCGGTGGCGGGCGCGCGGGCCAGGCCGACCCCGGCATG
Coding sequences within it:
- a CDS encoding intradiol ring-cleavage dioxygenase gives rise to the protein MLQPGFLPRPLPAASRRRLLGMAALGTVFATRRGAYADELVRTAAQTEGPFFPDRLPLDTDNDLLIINDSSSPADGVVTWLSGRILSATGTPLRGAVVEIWQCDAHGAYLHSGSVNGSRRDGHFQGYGRFVTGTDGRYGFRTIKPVAYPGRAPHIHVRISRGDTRLLTTQCYVRGDAGNERDGILRALPAGPVRDSVLADFRPLEGSRIGELTAAFDVVLGVTPADS
- a CDS encoding DUF937 domain-containing protein, which translates into the protein MLSPPVTPLYNRGLPGSFLVTDDSQERRMDILGEILKQVLAGAQQQQQQPQQPQRAPQPPQGRGPQGGPPQGMPSPDDLSEIFKQIFGGGQAEKLPDVVRQFEEKGLREQVDSWVRTGPNKPVDRRQIDDVFGSREIDELARKRNIDREHLAEVLSRYIPKIIDELTPTGQIDPRRR
- a CDS encoding sigma-54-dependent Fis family transcriptional regulator is translated as MSRILVVDDEPAIGWSLREVLRDAGHDVAVAANLPAALDACGSAAPDLVLLDVRLRERDGIDAIPDFLALAPRAAVVVMTAFGDLETAVRAVQAGAREYLVKPFDLENVTAVVARLLAVDRLADAAPAEATTPGLVGRSAAMQTVFKRIALAAAADLPVLLSGPTGTGKELAARAIHAHGPRRHGALVTANLAALAPGLVESELFGHVRGAFTGAHADHAGLFARGHGGTVFLDEIGDAPPEVQARLLRVIESGEIQPVGAAAVQRVDVRIIAATNRDLRGDREVGRFRADLYHRLAAFAIAMPPLADRLDDLPLLVGHFLAGRRPPPQVSAAFLAALAIRPWPGNVRELRHAVEHAAIVARGGPLLPEHLPAPIGTAAPPGHTASEVVAAVRRWAAAEGATSDSPSDLHARLLALVEPTLAEEILAQEQGNLTAAARRLGLDRATLRNRLGR
- a CDS encoding DUF1559 domain-containing protein — translated: MASSPITSGRRRPAPRRGFTLVELLVVIAIIGTLMGLLLPAVQAAREAARRTGCHNNVRQLALAVHNYEGARRHFPPSMIHAPGTSFVSNNGSWGILGRILPFVEEGNAAVKLDLERAWDQPPNSTTGVPTTRVGIFLCPSEKNDTVRLKNNAPFVYPHTYGFNFGTWFVYDPATGNGGDGAFHPNSRFKTGMFTDGLAKTLCLAEVKAFTPYVRNTADPGATFPAPLPPTLPAEVVALAGGSPSDPKLGPTTNDCTGHTEWPDGRVHHAGFTTVFTPNTRVPLTVGGITHDIDYNSRQEGNSATIRTFAAITARSHHAGTVAVAMMDGSVRALGDDVALAVWRALGTRSGGETTSPE
- a CDS encoding sigma-70 family RNA polymerase sigma factor, translated to MPPISSSSGRDAGAGRPRGTRHRRDRLSPHPSIIPHPESPPTMPTPRRRPSSHGVQNPLETYLRDINDTALLTADDEKRLATAIAAGDAAARDHMVRANLRLVVNIARGYANRGLPLPDLIEEGNLGLLRAVEGFDPKVGTRFSTYASYWIKQSIKRALINSGKTIRIPAYMVELLSKWRRASARLFDALGRTPTPEEVARSLGLARKKLPIIKKAIHVHQAAPQTDQADGGWSLGDLIRDENTRCPAEVLLDADTLRYVLARIERLDERAATILRLRFGLGGGEPMTLKQIGAVLGLTRERVRQIESETLAALAAEIDAAPRVRIRLRQGA